The following DNA comes from Oncorhynchus mykiss isolate Arlee chromosome 16, USDA_OmykA_1.1, whole genome shotgun sequence.
GCACACTTCTGCGTCGTCCTCGTCCGCCAACGATGTGTCCTCCATGTCCACCGACCCCACCCTGGCCTCGGACACAGACAGCAGCCTGGAGACGGCCTCTAACACGGACCAGCTGGGCTGCTGCAGATGACCATCACCCTGCCCTGGTCCCTGTCCCACCAGTCCCTCCGCTTGTCTTCAATGGTGTAGAGTTTAGGCCAGTTtcgatgtttgtttgtttgtttgtaaaaaaagaaaacagtttaaaaaaaacaacattttttccTTAAAGTACTACTACAGAgtcatttttattacattttattaatattttttaGTCCAGGCTGTAATATCAATTTATTTTTAACCTAGGAACTTCATGATTTCACTACGCTGCAGTTTTGGCCAATGGTGATAGTTTGAGAACGTCTGTAAAAGAGTTTTACATGCTTTCATTTTGTATCTTTGTTTTTAGTTTCATCTACTTCTATTTAAGCTACTGCTGTTTCAACTGGCCATATCAATGTAGCTTGTACAGATTTTATGgtgaatatatttttttcaaatttAGTTTGCAGTGAGCCATTCTAACCATCATTTAAATGATACATTTATGATTTTAGTACTCCCCTTCTGAATAGTACTATTTCTTTGTCTATTCTAATCTCTTTCATATAGAATATTGTTTAATGCATATCCATTGGGTTGGATTTTGAGATATACTTTagatttatttgtaaaaaaacaaacaaaaaaaacagttttccTCGTGAGTCACTACCTCCTtgaaaaaacaaaacagtttATCAAACcgctttctttttttcttttctcattAGTTTAGTCTTAAAATATCTCAAAATGCTGTTAGATTCCTGAACCATTTTCTCTTTTGGTAAGAGAAGACATTttagtatttattttttgttgttgaatttttgtCTGAATTTTCTTTTCCAATGTTATGGGTGTTACAGTATATGACGGAAATGGCGCAGATAGGCCCAGAAAGGAAACTAAGGAGCGTTTGATCATTTTCTTTGTTTGTCAGTGCTGAAGGCACTGCTTCCTCTGCACTGGTCAGTTATTCTCCAGTGATTCTTTTCTACAGCCCCACTGTCAAAGAAAGAGTAAACCTATGTTGAACGCTAGGACTGAGAAACGTGGCGGTATGCCGAAGAGCTTTGTGAGAAATAGGATGTTACTATTTAGAATACATGACTTGAGACGGTTGAAGGTACATGAAGAATGTGTTTCGATTGAGTCCGGAACGGGGACGTAAAAGAGAGGGCTTGTGTATGTGGTGATGTTGGTTGTCTTTGGAGGGATGGACATTCTGCAGGCTTAAAGCGCAGAAACAAACTATTTAAAGAAGGTTCCTAATCTGTGCTCATGTTATTCATGTAATATAAGTGTGCAGGCAGTTTGCAGTATATTGAACATTTGAAATTGGAAAATGAGTGTACAATACGTAAGTAATAAGCTGGATCTCAGAGAAGATGATTGGCTGAACCCTTTGCAGAACTTGTACGTATGCATGCACTAAGTAAATGTCACCCTATGCTTAGTACATCACACAATAGCTACAGAACCACCTCAAAACCCAAGTGAATCAGTGATTCTGAACTGTATGCAATAATGGTGTCCtttgtgtttttttaaatgtttaatttagCTTTTTAAAAGGAAAAAGTGCCTGTAGTTTGTCAAGCATTCATTCCTGAGTATCTCGGATGAGTAGTCCTGTTGTGTTGAGGTCAATAACGGTTCCTGATAATGACTACAGTAGTTTCCACAAATAAGTCAATCACATTTGAGGCGTTTATCATTAATGTATTGTACATTTTCTTGGAATTGGTAAGTCTCCAACTTTACGGTCAATGTTCTGTCAAGAGGATGATGTATGCTTCTGATTATTTTAGCTCATACATttgacatttcttcaaaaagggGGCAGTTTTATCAAAGTAGGTCTTTCATCAAAgtaaaataagtttaaaaaattcACAATGGTAGGTGCGTATGGTTTGCGGCTTTACTTTGCATAATGAGAATGTGCTTGATGATTTTAGGAGGGAAATTATCATACTGTTTTGCCTCATTTCCTCAATATTAAGCCAAATGTATTTGCGCTGAATGGTGGCTGTGGCAGTGTAGCTGTTATGCGGTGGCGTTGAAGAATGCCTGTGCTAAATTATGGAGTTTCAGAATGTAAAATACCATGTAGTGTGTTGTTGAATGGTCGATGGGGAAGGTATGCAGAATAACAGCCAATCACATGTAACCATTATTATAGTAGCTGTGTTTATAATTCATAATTATGATgactttttttgttattttaagTGCTCTTCTATTTCTTAACCCAGCATTATTAGGGACACATTCAGAATGGTTTGACTTTCTGTGGCTTTTTGCTTTTCTATCTCTCAAAATTGTAATTGTGATTTTTAAGTAGGCTTTGATGAACTACCTCACACTCAATTTCTACCAGTTCTTGGATTCCTAGTTGCCCACATGATTAGCTATCGAAGACATGTGAATACAGATtccgttatttatttatttgaaagtGTAATATTGTCAATGTTAGGAAACTTCTAGTTGTGTACGGTGTGTACTTCACCTAGATGTAAAGATAATTGTTTATGTAAatgtcatcccccccccccccctcttttcccctcttGTTTTTACAGTTCATGTGCAATACCTTCTGCAAATTATGCTAGTAGTAAACTAAGTGATGGATCTAGCCTGTTACTTTGTATTTTTCTGAAGGTAGAGAAATGTTTGGTACTGTCAATCCATGTTTTCCTTTTTTTATGAATTAGGATGATTCCTTGTGACTTTTAATCTATGATGTTACGTAATCAGTCctaaaccagtccttaatctatGGCCAGAGGCGGTTATATCATACATGGCCAATAGATTTTGATTGGGATAAGGCCAAATAATGATAAAGGAAAAAATGTTAAAGATAAGTAATGCCTAAAAACAAACTCATATATATATGGTGCTGGTTTGTTATGCAACTAGTTAAACATTTCTGGCTCTGCATCCTGACCGCAGCCAGTGAAAAGTACACTACTGGAATAAAAACACTGGGATCTGATGATGCCaacttaaaaaaacaaacatgtactGCAAATAAAAGAAACAAAATTTGACTCATGCATTTGTAGGTCTTTCTTTTGAGCTTGATCTTAATATGTGGTATAATGTGTTGGAATTGTGAGTAAGACACGGAACACAAGCTTGCTGACCCATACATAAGGTATCAGTCACGAAATGACACCTGTCATCTTTATTTACTTAGATTGCCATAATGCCATTCATTACAAGTGTGTAGATTCATAATAAATAAGCAACTAAAATCTTAATCAAAGACATAAGAAACATTCAGCCTAAGTTTGTTTTAAGAGATACACATTTCAACTGCAATCATCGACAGGGCGAACACTAGACGCTTGTCTATAACGGTCGTCTTTCAAAACACAACCTTGTGAACAGCATATGAAAAGGGTCtgtataaaatgtaaaaacaaaacaaaaactagtCACATTACCTTAAATAATGCACATTATTATACTGCGTATAGTGGTCTTCAAGAACCATATCATGTTTCGTGTTCAAGCCTCAAGACATTTCTATGCAGTAGCAGTAATCATTTGCTGAAAAAGGGGATTCTATCAACAGTTTCACCACATGCAACGCTCACATGAGAATGTTCTGGGAAATGTATATAATTGTTATCCATTCAAATCTATATCAATGTTTTAAGAATTAGTTTAGGCTCAATTTACAGGGCTGGCTTGatcaacaacacagttacattcACTAAAGTATACACCATTTTTCAAAATGTTCAATTAATGGCGGTGCATAAAGATGTCAGAATTCAGGTTTGACTTCATTGTTTTACCActaagttacagtgccttgcgaaagtattcggcccccttgaactttgcgaccttttgccacatttcaggcttcaaacataaagatataaaactgtatttttttgtgaagaatcaacaacaagtgggacacaatcatgaagtggaatgacatttattggatatttcaaacttttttaacaaatcaaaaactgaaaaattgggcgtgcaaaattattcagcccttttactttcagtgcagcaaactctctccagaagttcagtgaggatctctgaatgatccaatgttgacctaaatgactaatgatgataaatacaatccacctgtgtgtaatcaagtctccgtataaatgcacctgcactgtgatagtctcagaggtccgttaaaagcgcagagagcatcatgaagaacaaggaacacaccaggcaggtccgagatactgttgtgaagaagtttaaagccggatttggatacaaaaagatttcccaagctttaaacatcccaaggagcactgtacaagcgataatattgaaatggaaggagtatcagaccactgcaaatctaccaagacctggccgtccctctaaactttcagctcatacaaggagaagactgatcagagatgcagccaagaggcccatgatcactctggatgaactacagagatctacagctgaggtgggagactctgtccataggacaacaatcagtttggcgtaaaagcaacacagctcatcaccttgaacacaccatccccactgtcaaacatggtggtggcagcatcatggtttgggcctgcttttcttcagcagggacagggaagatggttaaaattgatgggaagatggatggagccaaatacaggaccattctggaagaaaacctgatggagtctgcaaaagacctgagactgggacggagatttgtcttccaacaagacaatgatccaaaacataaagcaaaatctacaatggaatggttcaaaaataaacatatccaggtgttagaatggccaagtcaaagtccagacctgaatccaatcgagaatctgtggaaagaactgaaaactgctgttcacaaatgctctccatccaacctcactgagctcgagctgttttgcaaggaggaatgggaaaaaatgtcagtctctcgatgtgcaaaactgatagagacatactccaagcgacttacagctgtaatcgcagcaaaaggtggcgctacaaagtattaacttaaggaggctgaataattttgcacacccaatttttcagtttttgatttgttaaaaaagtttgaaatatccaataaatgtcgttccacttcatgattgtgtcccacttgttattgattcttcacaaaaaaatacagttttatatctttatgtttgaagcctgaaatgtgtcaaaaggttgcaaagttcaagggggccgaatactttcgcaaggcactgtatatactggatTTTTAAACTACAGCCAGCGACATGGTTCAACACGCCAATAAATCAGAACATTACACTATATGTTTTTAAATCGCCGTCTTGGAGCTAGAATTGGGATCATGTATACTGTGCTAACGACAACACTGGAGAACAGGAGAGCAATACAGCGAACTTATCAAACGAGGTATTCGCGGCAAGTACATGGGGGCCGCCATCTTTATGCACCTCCGCGATTGTTATCTTACTGCAAGTGACTCTGAGGATGTCATGTGGCTCTTCAACAAGTAGTGTAGTGATTAAGTTAAGCAATACATGTACCATGTGAGTATTGGCAGTAATTGACTAACTACACCTCTGGACAAGCACGCAACATTTTCTTTTATCGAATTCAAAAAGTCTGCAAAGGCACAGCCAGCACACTTCTTCATTGTTCCTTTGAGGGCAGTAATCAGCTTCATGTGCCCCAAACCAACATGGTGGCTTCAACCCTGGTCCTTAGCAGAGTCCAGCTTTGGTAATGTTGTATTTGCATATTGTGTACTGTTGTAGGCAGCATATGATTAACACAGCAGGGATTATTGTATAGTCATAATGATAGCAGTCGAAACCCTTTGATTTACATTAAAAGTATACTGACAGAGTTGACCAGAGTAAACCAAGGACCGAGGCTTTGTCACCAAACGACACGGAATTCCATCCAGATAGATACTCGTGGTAGTCATAGGCACACTTTGAGGCCTGAGGAAACATTGAGAGACGCAGCTGCCTGTGTTGGACAACATGCAGTATTATTCACTGAGTCCATGTAGTTGTCAGTCTTGCTTGCCAGACTCATGGCAcccagctgtgggaagagactatAGAGGACTATAACCAGGGCTATTAAATGTCACTAGTCCTTGCTCCCAGAGCCAGGTCCCCCAGAGTGGAGAAGAAGTCCTCCATTTCCTTCTCCAGGAGCCGGTTCCTGTTCTCTGCGTCGTGACGGGCTCGCTCTGAGTTGCGGAGCTTGATCTCCAGCATCCGCTGCTTTTTTCTCTCCTGCTCCATCTCCTGCTCCAGACGCTCCATCTGAGCACACAGCGCCGCACTGGACTCCTCCAGCCTGcagggggcacacacacacatatgttgaTTTCCACAAATGTAGAGCTGGTGCTCCTCAGTACATGTAACCCGAGAAAGATTGTTGACAGATTTATAGCAATATTGAGTATTTTAGAGGGGAAAATACTCTAGTCCTTTGATTTTTTGGGACACTAGGAATCAATCTACTCAGACAGTGAATATTTTGTTGTTATGTTCACATGAACTGTTTCTCAGAAGTTTCTTTCAAAATTCGGACTTATAAACCCCCATAGTACAATAAATAACCTTGCAGACTTACCTTTTGATCCTGGTCTCGTAGGCCACCTTCTGTTTCCTCAGCTCATCCTTCAGACCCTCCACCAGGCTGGTAAGTGCTTTGGAGCCTCCATCAAGGTCTTCTGGCGTCACGATGGACGGCACCACCATATTGGCTATGGTGTTCCCGTTGTCACTGCAGCCTGCACTGCTAACACACAGCTCCATGGCTTCACTACTGTCCTGCTCTTGCTCTGAGACCCtatctccaactctctcctccaCCCGGCCTCCCCTCTGACCCTGGCCCTGGGGTGAGGCTAGCTCCTGCCATTGGCACTCCTCTAGACCCTTCCCATTACCACAGTTAAGCCCTGAGGGCTCGCTGCCTGAGTCGGATGCGGAGATGTCACAGGAGGAGGCAGACCAAGGCGTGCTGGCTACACTAGGGCCACTGCCCATGCTGGAGGAAGATGTGACGTTGTCGTAGGTGGACAGTCTCTGGGAAAAGCCGGTGGAGTCCCTGACACGCTCCCCCGAGGAGGTGCGCCTGTGGCTCCTCAGAGAGGACAGCCCGTTCATCAACCAGTTGCCACTGGGGGACACGGTGGTGACGTCGGCCTGAGGAGGGGGCCGTGGCGTTGAGGTGCCCTTGAAGGAGTACTTCCAGGAGGGAAGGTTCTTGGTCTGCTTGCTGGGGCTGACCACTGGCTCCCCCTTCCCTGAAGGAGCAAGTCTAGGTGGAGGGGTGGTGGCAGCACAGAGCTTTGCGTCCAaagaagaggcgctgctgcaggCAAGGTCCTCGTTGGGGTTGGTGGGGCAGTTCTGGAGGTCCTCCTCAGAGATCCAGCCACCGATGCTGTGCTGCTGGAGCCTTTGGCCCTGGAGGGTTACCTCTGGCTGGGGAACAGGGACCTCCAGCTCCCCCCTCCCCGAGTACAGACGGTTATGTTCACTGATCAGTACGGTCATGAGGCTTTGGACTAGGGAGGTCCCTTAACAGGAAATAAAAAACAATAAGGAACTATACTGTACAACGCTGCTCTACTTTAGATTTGACATGTTTTATGAACTAGAGATAGACAAGATGAGTCATGAATAGATAACATGCAATAGTGACGTTTCTCTGTACTCTGCTTTCCATAGGCTAATGTACTGTATCTACTCTGCCTCATACCTCCCAGACAgttgtataaaaaaatattagGAATGTCTCATATGATTAATACAGTGCCTATTAATATCAGTATAATATAAAATGAATGAGAGTTCACACCTTCCATAATAGCCACTGGGTCCTCCATTTTGGGTCGGAGGATATTTGGGCCAAAAACCGTGGCCAGGTTCTGTACACTCATCTTGTTTTTGTTTGCGTGAGACTGGACCTCGTCAAGAAACCTACAAAGGACGGCATGGCACGGTGGGATGGAATTAAAATGATATGAAAATGGCACCGTGATAAAATAAGATATTTGAGATCTTCAAAAGAAGGAGTTGTATGTTTGTGGACGTACATGCATATATACTTCAGGAGATTGTAGTTGGCGGGAGGAAGATTGCTCACTTGCTTGACCAGCTCCTGTACACCCTAAAAGATGAGAGgagaacatacagtatcaccatcaCTTGTTTCTTCACATAGACAACATGTACTTGAACACTGGCTTCTATCGAATGACAGAGCAGTTCTGTTCTTTGGCTTCGGTGTCATAGTGTGAATACTAACATGAACTGGAACTAGTGCAGAGAAGTGTCTCTTACCTCCTCCACGTCTTTGGCCAGCAGCTGAGCACAGGAGAGGAAGTCCTCATACTTGGAGAAAGGGACCACAGGCTCAGGCAGTTCACGGAGGTAGAGCTTCAGCAGGGATGCCACCGTGTGGACGTCAGTGTTACTGCAAGAGGGTACAAAATAGTTATCTAGAGTGGTCTACTAACTGCATGAATCAGTCCAATAGCAAGTGCTATAGCCTTAGTGGCCAACAGTAGAGGGATTTATTGTGTGTTTCACAGGCGGCtgggtggcaccttaattggggaggacaggctcatagtaatggcagTAATGGAATGAAGTCAAAACATCGTACACATGGTTTActtatgtttgataccattccattcacttcaTTCCAGTTGTTGttatgagctgttctcccctcaccagcctcgtGTGTATACACTATCACAGTACAGGATGCGTACTCAGAGCAGGCACTGACCAgctgtcttcattgacatttccatctctccctgactcagtctgtaatgcctacatgtttcaaatagaccaccatagtccttgtgccctagaactccaaggtaacctgcctaaatgactaccgccccgtagcactcacatctgtagccatgaaatactttgaaaggctggtcatggctcacaccaacaccatcatACCAGAaatcctggacccactccaattcacatactgcccaaacggatccacagatgatgcaatctctattgcacttcacacttccctctcccaactggacaaaaggaacacctacatgagaatgctgttcagcgttctacaccatagtgccctccaagctcattactaagctaaagaccctgggactgaacacatcCCTTTGAACCTGgatttcctgatgggccgcccccaggtggtgagggtaggcagcaacacatccgccacactgacccaCAACACGGAGGCCCAtcaagggtgtgtgcttagtcccctcctgtactgcctgttcacctatgactgcgtggccacacacgactccaacacgACGGTAATATGCCTGATCACCCACGACGATGGGtcgactgttctctctgcaaccgcATTACAAGCAGtaacggagcgccaagtctgggaccaaaagactcctgaacattttCGACCCCAAGCCACAAGACGGCTGAACAGccattaatcaaatggctacccttatttttgcactgactctcttgcacagGCTCGATATACACTCACTGGAATCTAACCACAAACTCGcaaatactacacacacacacacacacacacacacacacacacacacacacacacacacacacacacacacacacacacacacaaactgctactatctgtttattatctatgtatagtcactttacccctacttacatgcacatacctcaattacctcgactgacCCCTACCCCTGCACATTACCAGTACccactgtatgtagccttgctattgttattttattgtgttactatttttccttTCATTTATTTACCAAATGTTGTAACTttttttaagggcttgtaagtaagtatttcacgctAAGGTCCacccacacctgttgtattcagcacatgtgactaataacatttcattttatttgactGTCAATAATTGACCACTGCCACCATTACTGTGGCCCCCACTTCTACATCCAGCTGAACAAATAGCAAGTCAGCACTTTTTGCCATTCAATATCAGCGAATGCAGATCTACCTGTCAAACAGAGGCTTATCCCCACAGTCAAAGGCTTCCTGTAGATCCTTTACCAGGTTAGCCTGCCCTGGCATCCGAAAGAGGCCCTCCTCATCCAGACCTCGTTCCTTTATGAAGTCCACACACTGCTCCACCAGAAGAGGTGCCAGGCGGTGCCCAAATTTCTTCTCATACTGGACTGTGTCTTCTAAATGCTGGCCAAATATCCCTGCAGGCAAAAAACAtggtttacatacagtatagggtTCTGTATTTCAGTATTTTATGATGGTTGTCATTCATTCAATTTAAAAAGTTTTAACATATTAAAATGACAAATCAATGGAAAGTTATCTTCAGGAATACCAATATGCAGTTTGTCAACATTCAGTAGTTGGATGAACAGTAAACACAAAGTGCAAATTAAATAAAGGAGAAACGGAAAGGGAGGAAAAACAGTTCAGACAGTCTTCACATCTACATCGATCAATCGCGCACCGCATCTCACCTGATTGTGCGCAACGCCGCCTCTCAACACAGTCGCAACCACTAGACACTGACAGATCAGAGTAGTCGTAGTACGTCATCGAGCAAGTGCTACACAGAATCAGAGCGTGCTTTTCATACATGCCAAAGCCACATTTACCAAGCAGCGACGGTCGAAGTAATTCAATCCAGTCTGGCTCGTGCACTCGAGATGACTGGTTTTCTAATAACACGTAATGACCGTAATGACACATCTATAGACGTTGTTGATAGCGTAGCGTCCGTGCAGAAGTGGGAAGAGGATGAGCAAGAGATAAAAGGTTTGGTGGCAGATAGTTAGCACAGAAACATTTAAATAACAGACATGGAAGCATCACGGGTTCTGCCAGCAGTATTCCTGTTAACGACAGTTCTATAAATTGGCAACAATTCTATTCTTGATGGAGAGCGAGAACTTGGAAAGCATTCCGGCAGCCATGTACATTTGAGACGATGGAAACGAAATACACTCCAGTGCAACAGGACATTCAGGGGCCAATACAAAACGTGTCAATAAGCCTCGAATACTGTACAGATGAAATCCTGCTGTTATCAGCAATCTCGTGTATATCCTCCTGATGTAAAAATGGAAATGATAGCCAACCGTTTTCAGTTTAGGCCCTATTTACATGAATTAGACATGTCAGGCTAAAGAAGAGTGATCTTCGGCATTGCATGCTCCTTTTAAAATGTAATGTATGAAGCCACAAGTACTGGCTGCAATACAGTGCCTCCCTTCCAGTTCCAGAGAGTTGGTTGGTTTAAAGTTACAGCAATGATCACAGACATACTGTGATCCTCCTATTTATAACGTCCTTTTCGTAACATAATATCTGTACATCCAGCTGCCTCCACACAACCTAGCCTAGTTATATTTCTGGACACATGTCAAGGATAGTAGCATACAGTAGACTAGCCTCCAGTGCAACGTTAGCAACTGTACAGGGTGTAAAGACAGACTAGTGAGGAAATGAAGCTCTGGTAGGACCTTTTATTCTGTTctgaacatacagtgcattcggaatgtattcagacccttgtctttttccacatttggttaattacagcattattctaaaatatattacataatgacaaaaacattttagacatttttgcaaatggattttaaaaatatatttaaaaaatatcacatttacataagtatccagactctttactctgtactttgttgtggctcctttggcagtgattacaaccttgagtcttcttgggtatgacattcAAAGCTTGGcacacagatcctctcaagctctgtcaggttggatggggagcatctttgcacagctattttcaggtctctccagagatgtttgatcgggttcaagttcctgctctggctgggccactcaaggacattcagagacttgcccagaACCCACTCCTGCAatgtcttggctgtttgcttagggtcgttgtcctgttggaaggtgaaccttcgccccagtctcatGTCCTGAGAACTGGGgcgaagcaggttttcatcaaggaactctctgttcatctttccctcgatcctgactagtctcccagtccctgccgctgaaaaacatccccacagcatgatgctgccaccaccatgcttcaccgtgatgcttggcattcaggacacagagttcaatcttggtttcaccagaccagagaatcttgtttctcatggtctgacagtcctttaggtgccttttggcaatctccaagtgggctgtcatgtgccttttactgaggagtggcttccgtctgaccactctaccataaaggcctgattggtgaagtgctgcagagatggttgtccttctggaaggttctcccatctccacataggaactctggagctctgtcagtgaccatcgggttcttggtcacctccctgaacaaggcccttctccccatgattgctc
Coding sequences within:
- the LOC110491439 gene encoding rho GTPase-activating protein 22 isoform X1 produces the protein MTAMLSPKIRQTRRARSKSMVMGDVSRGPIRPSSPSLQEGALKAGWLKKQRSIMKNWQLRWFVLRSDQLFFYKEEEETKPQGCIPLQGCQVNELTANSEEPGRHLFEIVPGGPGGEKDRAALSHEAFLLMANSQSDMDDWVKAIRRVIWAPFGGGIFGQHLEDTVQYEKKFGHRLAPLLVEQCVDFIKERGLDEEGLFRMPGQANLVKDLQEAFDCGDKPLFDSNTDVHTVASLLKLYLRELPEPVVPFSKYEDFLSCAQLLAKDVEEGVQELVKQVSNLPPANYNLLKYICMFLDEVQSHANKNKMSVQNLATVFGPNILRPKMEDPVAIMEGTSLVQSLMTVLISEHNRLYSGRGELEVPVPQPEVTLQGQRLQQHSIGGWISEEDLQNCPTNPNEDLACSSASSLDAKLCAATTPPPRLAPSGKGEPVVSPSKQTKNLPSWKYSFKGTSTPRPPPQADVTTVSPSGNWLMNGLSSLRSHRRTSSGERVRDSTGFSQRLSTYDNVTSSSSMGSGPSVASTPWSASSCDISASDSGSEPSGLNCGNGKGLEECQWQELASPQGQGQRGGRVEERVGDRVSEQEQDSSEAMELCVSSAGCSDNGNTIANMVVPSIVTPEDLDGGSKALTSLVEGLKDELRKQKVAYETRIKRLEESSAALCAQMERLEQEMEQERKKQRMLEIKLRNSERARHDAENRNRLLEKEMEDFFSTLGDLALGARTSDI
- the LOC110491439 gene encoding rho GTPase-activating protein 22 isoform X2; its protein translation is MGMGLACCKPTGLKQEHLQGGPGGEKDRAALSHEAFLLMANSQSDMDDWVKAIRRVIWAPFGGGIFGQHLEDTVQYEKKFGHRLAPLLVEQCVDFIKERGLDEEGLFRMPGQANLVKDLQEAFDCGDKPLFDSNTDVHTVASLLKLYLRELPEPVVPFSKYEDFLSCAQLLAKDVEEGVQELVKQVSNLPPANYNLLKYICMFLDEVQSHANKNKMSVQNLATVFGPNILRPKMEDPVAIMEGTSLVQSLMTVLISEHNRLYSGRGELEVPVPQPEVTLQGQRLQQHSIGGWISEEDLQNCPTNPNEDLACSSASSLDAKLCAATTPPPRLAPSGKGEPVVSPSKQTKNLPSWKYSFKGTSTPRPPPQADVTTVSPSGNWLMNGLSSLRSHRRTSSGERVRDSTGFSQRLSTYDNVTSSSSMGSGPSVASTPWSASSCDISASDSGSEPSGLNCGNGKGLEECQWQELASPQGQGQRGGRVEERVGDRVSEQEQDSSEAMELCVSSAGCSDNGNTIANMVVPSIVTPEDLDGGSKALTSLVEGLKDELRKQKVAYETRIKRLEESSAALCAQMERLEQEMEQERKKQRMLEIKLRNSERARHDAENRNRLLEKEMEDFFSTLGDLALGARTSDI